The sequence CCGTCCCGCCGGAACTGGTTAGTGACAATTTTAACTCTAATTTGTTTCCTCAATGTATCtatagatatatgatatattatatatatatatatatatatatatatatatatctatacatatatatatgtgttatatctATCTTactatatgtatttgtataatatatacgGTGTCTCTATATAGTATATTGTCTATATTATCTGTGTCTCTCTGATATCTTTGTTATCTGTATATTGCTAATATTTATCTAGTGTGAATTATGTCTAATGTATCTATATGTTATGTATCTGTATAGGTGTATCTGTCTCGTATAgatataatgtgtatttatatgtctatgtgTAGGAAGATCTCTCTCTGTATAGTATCTAGGTATTATCTGTCTCTAGTATTTTTACCCCATCCCTATACCCCTCccttgtatatataaatatatgtctcTATAGATAATCTATATCCCTCCCCAGAcatcaacaaataagaataaataatatagcCACAATGTTACATAACCCAAAAAGCTTTATTTGCTGTTAGTGCTCGGCCTCGACTTCCGGGCTGGTGGGTGGGGAAACTATGGTGCTTTTGGTTTCACTCcttaatttcttgttttaaatgtacGAGAACAGATCAGGCAAGACTGCTGGAGTGGATCGCATACACAAACAGACCGTCATGTACCGACATTGTCAAGAGCCTCGCGAGTGGCGTGGAGAGTGATGGGGTGAGTCATAGTGTCCGGGATCGACGGTTTAAGCGTTACGCTTGTCCTATCGAGAAGTGATAACACATCACTAATACGTTGCAGGATTATGTGGACTTTGACAACCAAAGGAGCATGAATGCAGAGGACAAAGTGCCCTAAAAAAGCATATACAACTACTCGggttatattgtttattattgttagcCATTGTTTTATCTTTATTCTCATGTAACCCCACACCTCGGTACAGGCTTCTTTTTTTGAAGCAGTGTTTTTTAAGGATTTGTAATTTTCTATGCTTCATTTTGTTAGCAGGAAGACCTTACACAACTCTAATGACCAGCTTGACagtattttttgacattttccaaGGATTTTTTGAACAATACGCATCATAAAGACCAACGTCAATGTTTGTTGTGCATTAACATGCTTCAGAGCTTCCGCCGAACGAGATGGCCCCACCCGCAGGTCGATCTTGGCGATCACCACGGGCTGCGCGAACGAAGCGCGTGCGACCCACGCTCGTCGTGAGTGCGCGTCGCCGTGGCTCGTCCTGGCCCTCCGGCGCCCGCTATGACCCGCTCTCGCGTAGGGCGAGTGCGCGAGCTCCTGGAGCACGCGGCCTCTGAGGGAAGCCGAGCCGCTCGTCGGCAGTGGTCGAACGGCTGGTGACCAGTTGTCCGCACGACGTAGAGCGGTGGTGGTGGCAGAAAAATACACAGAATATACGATACATACAACGAAGGCGGTAGAGGTAACGCCGGGTGACTGAAGGGGGGTGGCACATGTCGAAACGAGATTGAGTGGGACTCGGGGAGGAGGCGGCAGGGTGAGTGGTGGGGGAGTTTGGTAAGGACACACAGTCTACCCAAGGAGTAAGAGACGGCAGCgcgctatgtaaaaaaaaacgtaGGGCGAGGGCGTTTAGGAAGGCGTGGTTACGCTCCAGGAGCCAATGGGCAAGTCAGGGAATCCGCCCACTTCAGGAATCAACCGAGCCGATGGACCAATGGAACACGAAGATTAGATATGACCGATTTGAAGGACCAATCAGAGACAGAGTAATACGCGTCTCTACACTGTCCGCTGACGCTGTCTACTACTGCTGGAAATTCTGACGAGATCCAACTTGTCAAAAACACGTTTACCAAAATGTTCCTTTCTTCGCTTTCTTtaggaaattatattttcttcACTTCTTTATCCCACATTCCAATTAGTCTCATGATTGATCTTCAGCCTTTTTTTCCTTAACATCTGTATCCTTCCAAGGTAGTTTTGCACACTGGTGCGGCACTCACTAATCAACCATATAATATATGGGCTAACAGATCGGGGATCATGAGTACGATGCTTTACAGCTGTGAAAACCGATTGCCTAGGCGTATCTGTGCTGATGCAGGGATCCGATGATGATGGCGCCCGTGCCTGTGTGGGGTTTCAAAATCTTTGGTGATTCGGCGGCGCTCGTTCAGCTGCCCGTGTTTCCCCCTAATTCTGCACATACTACttttctgtccctctctctcattGAACTCCTCGCGGGCAGTCACCTGTGTCGAATAAAACCTCGATGTGGGTGTTTATGATTTGTAACTATCGGACGACGTGTTAAAAAATGCACACAAGTGGAGGGCTTCTAGTAGTCAGCTGGCGTTCGGTACCGTCGTGTATACTCAGTTACTGGATTGTGCAACATTATTCCTGCTGATGGATGTTTAATTTGTAAGAGTTAATAGGTGGGATGCAATGGATCCGAACACCAGCAGTGTCGTATGTTTTTCGTTCATGTGGCGGCACCGGATTGCTCACGCGAGCTTTAATAGGAATAATCCTATTTTAAGTCCCACTCTTTTTAATGACTCTTAACTCTGCTGGCTACACATCCTGGACCCGCAACCTCTTCAGACGTCTGACCCTGGTGTCCCATCTATAGCTCCGTACTCTCATCCCCATCTTGAACTGTTCACCATGCCTTCATCTCTAACTTATACGCAACCCTTACAAAGGGACACGCTTCCCTTCAAAGGTGCATAGACAACGTACCAAGATAGATACCCCGTTCGTCTATCCTTTCTATGTTATCATTAGACGCGTAGTCAATCATCTTGACGTggacctttcatcaaagttgtcttTAAACCAAAactgcgttcttgtcttaggacaactttgatgactACAtcaatgttgactactgtagtaTTTGCTAGTAATTACCTgtgatttaaataatgttaatatgtgCCAGGATATTTTGATAATTGTATGAAgcgtttccttttttttttttttttttacactcttcAAGTTTGTGAGCAATTTTTGATCTCATAGTAATAATGTACCGTTATGATaacatgtaaatgaaaaatagatttttattgatTGTTCTTCAAATCTGTATGAAGTTTGTCGAATATTAAAGATTACACACTTGATGTAAACAACAATAAATGAATTATGCTTTAAAGTTTTCCATaacttgtggaaaatgttttGGTTGTGGTCCCATGAGCATATGAGGAAACAAAACCAGATGAGTTCAAGTCACAAACAGCAGTTCAAATACAAATCatacagaaaataaacattttacctGATGATGTCTCATGATGGAATTATTTACAGTAACATGCAAATACTGTATTTTCCTGCTGTAAAAAGATCAGATTTACAAACTAATTTccatataaatagtataaataactTTTGTTGTATATAAATAGTATTCATCTGAGATTATGATCTGTGGTTGGAAAGATTACGAATATGTGCCTCTTCGAACTGGCCATGCAAAAGCACTCAATGTTAACACAATAGAGTCAGAGGTTGAGGCTGAAACAGACGTCTGTTGTCACCTATTAACTGGTCAATTCAGTTAACCTAGTTAGGGACCCTGCAGTTATTAGGAAGTCACTAAATCAAGATGCATAGCATCACTTCTCCTGTCCAACAGAAAGAGGGAAACAATACTCTTATTTCTGCAGTATAAACTGATCGATGAATTCATTCTGCTCTGCTTCGACTTTTTGAAGAGCTTCGTATTCTATTCGATACctgcaaaacaaacaagaatTATAGTCAAGAATTAAAGAACTacttcaaaaaaaatctaatttgctgtaaatttactcacactcaggccatctgagatgtagttaagtttgttttaatcaaaacagatttggagaaaatgtaacattacatcacttgctcaccactggatgctctgcagtgaatgggtgccgtcataataatagtccaaacagctgataaaagcactgtttacaagtgaaaacagtctcTAAACATAAATGTCGAAGGATTACgtggtggattattgtgatgtttttatcagctgtttggacctcattctgacggcacccattcactgcagagcatccattggtgagcaagtgatgtaatgctaaatttctccaaaatttgttctgatgaagtgGATGtggattttttggatgaactttttcCTTTAAGAGTGCAATATTTGCAGTCTGATTACAGGATTTATAAGACTTGTTACCTTTCCAACTGCATTTTCTTCTCTGCAATCAGAGCCTGAAGCTGTTGCTGCTGAGCCTCCCGTTGCTTTTCAActgatttcagcaaatttttctTGCACCTATGGCCTGTAGAATAATAATTGAAGTAATATGaatgacacacaacacacataagcACCACTATTCGCTTAAAAATGCAAGACCATaccttcattttttcattttcggCTTCCTTCGCTAGCTCATCCACAAGTTCAATAAGGCCACCTACAATTTTCTGAAACTGACCAATCTCTGTTTttgggaagaagaaaaaaaacataaaaaaaacattattgatcTGTACTGTAAATGAAGCAAAGAATGCGTTTCAATCTGCATGAGGGGTAAACTTCACAATAAGATAAAACgaacaaaatgaaaaactcaCTGTCAACAAATTCTTCGCATTCCTCTTTGAGCTCAATGGTTTTATGACTCACATCAGGCTCGAGCACTCGCAGTTTATTGAGTTCATCAAAATGAAGACCAGCCTCTGCCAACGGGTCTTTAGCCATGACCAGAGGACCTAAACCTGCCTTTCAAACTCgataatagctttaaaaaaaacacagaaatacataaacgcgtattttaaaagaaagaacatGTGCATCATTTAATCTCGTTCAAACTGTCAGCCCCTGTAGTGGcgaaaaacaaatacaaaattgaaTTTCCGGCACACAGTGCCCATATGTCACCAGATCACAATAAGCTAGCTTACCGATTAGCTAGTTAGCTGGTTAATTACAACTACAGAAGTAACCACCGCTCCGTTATATTACATAAACCACGTAAACTttgtttaaataaagttaactagATATAGGGGGAAAATGCTACAGCTCACAAACATCGCTTTGTTGCTGGCAAGGTCTGGTTGGCTATTGagataaacaaaaacagaccaaCAGGGAACTTCACAAGCTTGGTAAACATTgttgaaaacaaaattacattccTCATAATTATCCCCCCTGAAATTATTACACCGAATGAGacgtttaaataaagtaaaacagagTACTGACTGCTTCAAACCTACCGGACTTTTGTTTGATTATGTGGCACTTCTGCTGGACTGACTGACCGCCTCTGACTGTCTCGGGCTCGGCTGCCAGGTGACGGCCGGTCCACCTCATGTTGAGAGAGAGGGGTGTCCAAAGCGCAttacaaatattgatttttaaaaatcttacgttttttgaaaatgaaagaaagtatGATtatatgtgttaaaaatgtaattacctATTTATAATTTCAATTATGAGAGATTGatgtaaaaactaatttttcatACCACACACCCCCCTCCTAATATTGTGAAGGTCCGTATAGGAACTCCCTCTGCAGATCCGCATCTGACCACAGCGGTGCGTGCGAGGGACCGGGTGAGATACTTCAGTCTGTTAAAAACACCAGAAGAAGAGTAAGCAGGACCACTTAAGGGCGCCAAactctaaaaaatatatacatttttatatttcgtATCTATATTTGTTAAGTGAAAGGGGTACAAATATGCTGTTTAtgtgtaatgtttgtttttatacccACCTGATTGAGAGTTTGACCATCTCTGTGGGTAAGTAACCTCTTCAACTTACtgttgttataaataatcatttgtAAACAGCTATAGAGcttaacaaataaatgttcctcagaAGCCTGATGTATTAATGTTACTTTTCCCAAAAAAAGGAATAatattcatcttgaaatattacaatataaaagttttctttacatttacttttattttattaacttttattttattgttatttgatgctttatttattattattattattattattattatattttttataatttttttggtattatactaaaagaccttttaaatatttagaaggTAATGAAGATAAATCAGACAAAAGATAGCATCTgtacagcaatttttttttcctggcagAATTTTGATCATGTTGACCATTTTAGAGGCTATTGAAATTTATGCATCAAATATGAAACTGTTGgatttatagatgtaaatgttatttcagaTGCTGAAAACGCAGAACCATGCCTCTGTCCACTCAGTCCTAAGCAGACATTGACCAGTACATTCTGATAGCCAGTTTGGATAACGCAAGGAATCTGTCCAACATCCTGAAAGCCATCTCTTTCAGGGACCATCTTCAATGCAACGCAGAATGGGTTAAAAGTCACTGTTGAGGAACTCCAAATGCCTTCAAGCCAATGCATTCATTCAGGGTAGTGTTGGAGGACGATGTCTTACAGGTTCGGTTGACAGAAGTTGGGTTAATTAATTTGTGTGTCTGATTCCTCAGGCTGAGATCTTTCAAGAATACATAATCAAAGAAGATACAGTTGAATTTCAGGTTAACTTGACCGTTCTTCTGgactgatattgtgaaatattattacaatttcaaatatggttttctattttaatgtatattttaaatataatgtattactcTGATACAGCGCTGAATTGCCAGCAGTCATAaactcattactccagtcttcagtgtcacatgatccttcagaaatcattctcatgtGCTGATtttgcaagaaacatttcttattattatcagtgttgaaaacagttgtgctgctcaatactgattctttgatgaataaaaactaaaataagaacagcatttatttgaaacaaaaatcttttgtagcattagtgtctttactgtcacttttgatttgtttgatgcgtccttgctgaattatagtattactataaaaagaaaaattgtacTGACgctaaattttgaacagtagtatatgtaATTGAATCAAGGAGTTATAactaatagatatatattttcaACTCCATTTATGTGATTATTAATTTGGCCTATTGCTGACAGTGAAAATGAAATTGTGGTATTGTCAAGTCAAATTTAAtggcaaaacatttcatttagttcCTTTGCACCCTAGATTATCCACATTCGGGAATTCTGGAAATGCTCATTATGATTATCCCAAAGACTCAGACATGATGGAGCTCTTCCAGTGTACTAAAATCCAGACCAACAGTACGAGGAACTTGCGTTTTTAGACTGCATTACCCATCATTCATAGCTCTGTATATGTAAATTCAGACTTATAACAGCAGCCTTATGAACTGTGTATAGTTGTACTTCTGTGGCATTCGCTTGTAAGTGGTAAAAGAACAATAAAGAGTCACTGAGATTTATTTTCTCTTGTTTATTCTCAAAGGTATAAGATGTCCCTGTTGAAACCCTCTACAAAGGCCTTGGCTCTGTCCTGTAAAGTCTCAGTGAGAACTGACAGTCCAGGCTTCCTCTCTCTACAGTATCTCGTGAGGAATGAT is a genomic window of Cyprinus carpio isolate SPL01 chromosome B15, ASM1834038v1, whole genome shotgun sequence containing:
- the LOC122133967 gene encoding intraflagellar transport protein 20 homolog, with protein sequence MAKDPLAEAGLHFDELNKLRVLEPDVSHKTIELKEECEEFVDKIGQFQKIVGGLIELVDELAKEAENEKMKAIGARKIC